In Myxococcus stipitatus, the following are encoded in one genomic region:
- a CDS encoding myxosortase-dependent M36 family metallopeptidase: MKTFFKNLAGVALAFAGTQAGASALPNYDALLESAVAPGAASLSADSESLGGHVLHRDHRLGAPTFIWASRPAQGSAFPPSLRAASDYARMSPATAARLQLDALAPLHGGRSLSQVGTSVASVRKSPLGSSVVTLRQEVGGVEVFRGTVSLLLDKENVLVAASGHLSPDVGQGNKSPKRSFRLGAPQAVAAAFVDLTGQSLDASLLRLAGGASGRYSRHELVPYARPLPVGLRIPARSKPVLFQLPEGLLPAYYVELNTGATDSSSSDYYSYVIAAEDGRVLFRKNLTADAAHSYRVWADATPPFTPFAGPSGNAHIPHPTGTPDGEVPLFVERNLVTLDNAPFSRNDPWLPVDAKESVGNNVDAYADVSSPDGFSEGDLRAALSAPATFDYPHSFNLLPYETPQQIQAAVTQLFYVNNWLHDAYYDAGFNEAAGNAQHDNYGRGGLGGDSIKAEAQDFGGVNNANMSTPADGARPRMQMFIFPGRSARRAVEVTAPESIAGPYTFVSSQFGPRVFAASGRVVQGLDAENADGPTAMDGCTALTNAAEVKGNIALLDRGTCSFHRKAITAQAAGAIGVIIANTDGVAMPEGMGVENGLSPSRIGAVLIPKGDADRIRGKLTGGVQVSMIQRPEGDLDGTIDTSIVAHEWGHYISNRLVHDGAGLGTNQARSMGEGWADFHALLLTVREEDAQVASNANWTGVFPVGDFATRNMSEDAAYFGIRRVPYSVDFRKNPLTFKHISNGVRLPSGVPYAFGADGSSNAEYHNAGEVWATMLWECYVGLLRDSSRLSFNEVQRRMKAYLVTAYTLTPASPTFLEARDALLAAAYAGDPADYQIFAEAFARRGAGVGAVAPDRASTNHAGVVESFRTGADVTFVSAELTEDGSANTCDADGYLDNGESGVLRVTLRSTGTAPLQATSITVSSNSPAVELVNDGAVSFPSMGLYERATVEVPVRLSGAAPRAVVQFNIAYRDANGVVAGDKKAELSVKVEQDELPGASSTETVDARLLPWTMTSDVGGATFTVHEETGLQRSFHGEDVGRAADFALVSPPLHVGNGGLSFTFRHRYAFEASAGQFFDGGVLELSEDDGQTWTDIGSRITANGYNVTLAVYDENVNPLTGRRAFGGASFAFTQKQMVTSSVNLGSTYAGKVVRIRFRIGTDEAAGSFGWFIDDIAFTGLANTPFTALVDEQGVCTTGQVDAQAGEDQAIDELAEVRLQGRGSSMAGGALTYRWEQVAGPFAAMSGADTATPTFIAPEVLVDTLLTFRLTVLDGGLRDRDTVQVLVRQVNKAPVASAGIAQTVDEGTTVTLQGSAEDPDGDAVVSQQWTQVSGTPVALTGAETLTPSFTAPAVAKGTEALVFQLVASDGQLSGVGAKVSVTVRHVPLAPTVSAGEDVATFSGKSITLTATAEDPEQGTLTYAWHQSDGLSVTLVDANQARMRFTAPEVTAATEFVFVVKVTSESGLFAEGHVTVTVSPAPPEPKESSGCSSSGTTASYPLAMVLLALLAWRRREV; encoded by the coding sequence GTGAAAACATTCTTCAAGAACCTCGCCGGTGTCGCGCTGGCGTTCGCGGGCACGCAGGCGGGTGCCAGCGCCCTCCCCAACTACGATGCACTCCTGGAGAGCGCCGTTGCTCCCGGGGCCGCCTCGCTCTCGGCGGACAGCGAGAGCCTGGGCGGACATGTACTCCACCGCGACCACCGGCTCGGCGCGCCGACGTTCATCTGGGCCTCTCGGCCCGCGCAGGGTTCGGCGTTTCCTCCGTCGCTTCGCGCGGCCAGTGACTACGCGCGCATGTCGCCGGCCACCGCGGCGCGGCTCCAGTTGGATGCGCTGGCGCCGCTCCATGGCGGCCGGTCGCTCTCGCAGGTGGGGACCTCGGTCGCCAGCGTCCGCAAGAGCCCGCTGGGGTCCTCGGTGGTGACGCTCCGGCAGGAGGTGGGCGGCGTCGAGGTGTTCCGAGGTACCGTCAGCCTCCTGCTCGACAAGGAGAATGTGCTGGTGGCGGCCTCCGGTCACCTCTCTCCGGACGTGGGGCAGGGCAACAAGAGCCCCAAGCGGTCATTCCGGTTGGGGGCGCCTCAGGCCGTGGCCGCGGCGTTCGTGGACCTGACGGGGCAGTCGCTCGACGCCAGCCTGTTGCGGCTCGCGGGTGGGGCGTCGGGGCGCTACTCGCGACATGAGCTGGTCCCGTATGCCCGGCCCCTCCCCGTGGGTCTGCGCATCCCCGCGCGAAGCAAGCCGGTGCTCTTCCAGCTCCCCGAAGGGCTGCTCCCCGCCTACTACGTGGAGTTGAACACGGGCGCGACGGACTCCTCGTCGTCGGACTACTACTCGTACGTCATCGCGGCCGAGGACGGCCGGGTGCTGTTCCGCAAGAACCTCACGGCGGACGCGGCACACAGCTACCGCGTCTGGGCGGATGCCACGCCTCCTTTCACTCCGTTCGCGGGTCCGTCGGGCAACGCGCACATTCCGCACCCGACGGGGACGCCGGACGGCGAGGTGCCGCTGTTCGTCGAGCGCAACCTGGTGACACTCGACAACGCGCCCTTCAGCCGCAATGACCCTTGGCTGCCCGTGGACGCCAAGGAGTCGGTGGGCAACAACGTGGATGCGTATGCGGATGTGTCCTCGCCGGATGGCTTCAGTGAGGGAGACCTGCGCGCGGCCCTCAGTGCCCCCGCGACGTTCGACTATCCCCACAGCTTCAACCTGCTGCCCTACGAGACGCCTCAGCAGATTCAGGCCGCCGTCACGCAGTTGTTCTATGTCAACAACTGGCTGCACGACGCGTACTACGACGCGGGCTTCAACGAAGCGGCGGGCAATGCCCAGCACGACAACTACGGGCGCGGAGGCCTCGGGGGCGACAGCATCAAGGCGGAGGCTCAGGACTTCGGTGGGGTGAACAACGCCAACATGTCCACTCCGGCGGATGGGGCTCGGCCTCGGATGCAGATGTTCATCTTTCCCGGCCGCTCCGCGCGGCGCGCCGTCGAGGTGACCGCTCCGGAGAGCATCGCGGGTCCCTACACGTTCGTCTCGTCGCAGTTTGGGCCCCGCGTGTTCGCGGCGTCGGGCCGTGTGGTGCAGGGGCTCGATGCGGAGAACGCCGATGGGCCCACCGCGATGGATGGGTGCACGGCGCTCACCAACGCCGCGGAGGTGAAGGGGAACATCGCGCTCCTCGACCGAGGCACTTGCAGCTTCCACCGCAAGGCCATCACGGCCCAGGCCGCTGGGGCCATCGGCGTCATCATCGCCAACACGGATGGCGTGGCCATGCCCGAGGGGATGGGTGTCGAGAACGGATTGTCGCCGTCGCGCATCGGCGCGGTGCTGATTCCGAAGGGGGACGCGGACCGCATCCGGGGGAAACTCACGGGAGGTGTCCAGGTCTCGATGATTCAGCGCCCGGAAGGTGACCTGGACGGAACCATCGACACGAGCATCGTCGCGCACGAGTGGGGCCACTACATCAGCAACCGGTTGGTCCATGACGGAGCGGGTCTGGGCACCAACCAGGCGCGCAGCATGGGGGAGGGGTGGGCGGATTTCCATGCGCTGCTCCTCACGGTGCGCGAGGAGGATGCCCAGGTCGCCTCGAATGCGAACTGGACGGGGGTCTTCCCGGTGGGCGACTTCGCGACGCGGAACATGAGCGAGGATGCCGCCTACTTCGGCATTCGCCGTGTGCCGTACTCGGTGGACTTCCGGAAGAATCCGCTGACGTTCAAGCACATCTCCAACGGAGTCCGCCTTCCCAGCGGCGTGCCCTATGCCTTCGGCGCTGACGGGAGCAGCAACGCCGAGTACCACAACGCCGGCGAAGTCTGGGCGACCATGCTGTGGGAGTGTTACGTCGGGCTGTTGCGCGACTCCTCGCGACTCTCGTTCAACGAAGTCCAGCGGCGGATGAAGGCCTATCTGGTCACCGCGTACACGCTGACTCCGGCGTCTCCGACGTTCTTGGAGGCCCGCGACGCGCTGCTCGCGGCGGCGTATGCGGGAGACCCGGCGGACTACCAGATCTTCGCGGAGGCGTTCGCCCGTCGTGGCGCGGGAGTCGGCGCGGTGGCGCCGGACCGGGCCTCCACGAACCACGCGGGCGTGGTGGAGAGCTTCCGCACGGGCGCGGATGTGACGTTCGTTTCGGCGGAGCTCACGGAGGACGGTAGCGCGAACACCTGCGACGCGGACGGGTATCTGGACAATGGAGAGAGCGGCGTGCTTCGGGTGACGTTGCGCTCCACGGGGACCGCGCCGCTTCAGGCCACGAGCATCACGGTCTCCTCGAACAGCCCCGCGGTCGAGCTGGTCAACGATGGAGCGGTGAGCTTCCCCTCCATGGGCTTGTATGAGAGGGCCACGGTGGAGGTGCCGGTGCGGCTCTCGGGCGCGGCGCCTCGCGCGGTGGTCCAGTTCAACATCGCCTATCGCGATGCGAACGGCGTAGTGGCTGGCGACAAGAAGGCGGAGCTGAGCGTCAAGGTCGAGCAGGACGAGCTTCCTGGGGCGTCGTCGACGGAGACGGTGGACGCGCGGCTGCTGCCGTGGACGATGACGTCGGACGTGGGAGGCGCGACCTTTACGGTGCATGAGGAGACAGGGCTCCAGCGCTCCTTCCATGGAGAGGACGTGGGGCGTGCCGCGGACTTCGCGCTCGTCTCTCCGCCGCTGCACGTGGGCAATGGAGGCTTGTCGTTCACGTTCCGCCACCGCTATGCCTTCGAGGCGTCGGCGGGACAGTTCTTCGATGGAGGTGTCCTCGAGCTGTCCGAGGATGACGGCCAGACGTGGACGGACATCGGGAGCCGCATCACGGCCAATGGCTACAACGTCACGCTCGCGGTGTACGACGAGAACGTGAACCCGCTCACTGGACGCCGGGCCTTCGGCGGCGCGAGCTTCGCGTTCACGCAGAAGCAGATGGTGACCTCGAGCGTGAACCTGGGGAGCACATACGCTGGGAAGGTGGTGCGTATCCGCTTCCGCATCGGCACGGACGAGGCCGCTGGGAGCTTCGGCTGGTTCATTGATGACATCGCCTTCACGGGGCTGGCGAACACGCCCTTCACGGCGCTGGTGGACGAGCAGGGTGTCTGCACGACGGGGCAGGTGGATGCCCAGGCGGGAGAGGACCAGGCCATCGACGAGCTGGCGGAGGTTCGGCTGCAGGGCCGAGGCAGCAGCATGGCGGGTGGAGCGCTGACGTACCGTTGGGAGCAGGTGGCGGGTCCGTTCGCTGCGATGAGTGGCGCGGATACGGCCACGCCCACCTTCATCGCGCCGGAGGTGTTGGTGGATACCTTGCTGACCTTCCGTTTGACGGTGCTGGACGGTGGCCTGCGTGACAGGGACACGGTCCAGGTGCTGGTGCGGCAGGTGAACAAGGCGCCGGTGGCGTCCGCGGGCATCGCGCAGACGGTGGACGAGGGGACCACCGTGACGCTCCAGGGAAGCGCCGAGGACCCGGACGGCGACGCGGTGGTCAGCCAGCAGTGGACGCAGGTGTCGGGGACGCCCGTCGCGCTCACGGGGGCGGAGACCCTGACGCCGAGCTTCACCGCGCCCGCGGTCGCCAAGGGGACGGAGGCGCTTGTCTTCCAGCTCGTGGCGAGTGATGGGCAGTTGAGCGGCGTGGGCGCCAAGGTGAGCGTGACGGTACGCCATGTGCCGCTCGCGCCCACCGTGAGCGCGGGAGAGGACGTGGCCACGTTCTCGGGGAAGTCCATCACGTTGACGGCCACGGCGGAGGACCCGGAGCAGGGGACGCTGACCTACGCCTGGCATCAGAGTGACGGACTCTCGGTCACGCTCGTGGATGCGAATCAGGCGCGCATGCGATTCACCGCGCCGGAGGTGACGGCCGCCACGGAGTTTGTCTTCGTGGTGAAGGTCACCTCCGAGAGCGGCCTGTTCGCCGAGGGCCACGTCACGGTGACGGTGAGCCCGGCGCCACCGGAGCCGAAGGAGTCCAGTGGTTGCTCGTCCTCCGGAACGACGGCCTCGTACCCGCTGGCGATGGTGTTGCTCGCGCTCCTCGCGTGGCGGCGGCGCGAGGTGTGA
- a CDS encoding zinc ribbon domain-containing protein, with product MRCPECGEASNGRLKYCENCGAKMPESPQGPTGSRPAPRSSRPKRALEEPSYAAEILDEVDDHRQGHPRAAHAPRAPEEAAEDTDPGQSRPRYDGPRWLASVPAHSQSVVGLAVLAFALALTILPSFESVGVVGTVLAVAGAVLLLARELRLAGEGSGFTRLLPEVLYRPEVPAAYSALLAALTVRMVGLGFSPLLWLLASGLIIHDQYRKVIAGPEGVLARYFDPKRLLAMPEVVALGGVALCLLTLYAPWHTMTALPVVADAPVPAGPPELKVIGQQRPSDDSLYSAGSGVITLTGWDLSGAVIFELLMLSLLGMLALKPDVSRPAWTRFAPAGVVGLGLLWALIHMRLSPGPLIFVAGLGAMGFQAFRHLTGWQDEAAPAPAAAYDTGGFDDEPEPAPGGYATRPDGDEEDELEPDPNDMYPDDEPEPDPDDMYPDEEEDDKPRGR from the coding sequence ATGCGGTGCCCGGAGTGCGGCGAGGCCTCGAACGGCCGGCTGAAGTACTGCGAGAACTGTGGCGCGAAGATGCCGGAGAGCCCCCAAGGGCCCACGGGTTCGCGCCCCGCGCCGAGGTCGTCACGGCCCAAGCGCGCATTGGAAGAGCCCTCCTACGCCGCGGAGATTCTCGACGAGGTGGATGACCACCGTCAGGGTCACCCCCGCGCCGCGCATGCGCCTCGGGCTCCGGAGGAGGCCGCGGAGGACACGGACCCGGGGCAGTCCCGGCCCCGGTACGACGGCCCCCGGTGGCTGGCCAGTGTGCCGGCGCATTCGCAGAGCGTGGTGGGGCTGGCGGTGCTGGCGTTCGCGCTGGCGCTCACCATCCTCCCCTCCTTCGAGAGCGTCGGTGTGGTCGGCACGGTGCTCGCGGTGGCGGGTGCGGTGCTGCTTCTGGCGCGTGAGCTGCGGCTCGCGGGTGAGGGGTCCGGCTTCACGAGGCTGCTGCCGGAGGTGCTGTATCGGCCGGAGGTTCCCGCGGCGTACTCGGCGCTGCTCGCGGCGCTCACGGTGCGCATGGTGGGGTTGGGGTTCTCGCCGCTGCTGTGGCTGCTGGCCTCGGGCCTCATCATCCATGACCAGTACCGCAAGGTCATCGCGGGTCCCGAAGGGGTGCTGGCGCGCTACTTCGACCCGAAGCGGCTGTTGGCCATGCCGGAGGTGGTGGCGCTGGGGGGCGTGGCGCTGTGCCTGCTGACGCTCTATGCGCCGTGGCACACGATGACCGCCCTGCCCGTGGTGGCGGATGCGCCGGTGCCCGCGGGGCCTCCGGAGCTGAAGGTCATCGGTCAGCAGCGGCCTTCGGACGACTCGCTGTACTCGGCGGGCTCGGGCGTCATCACGCTGACGGGATGGGACTTGTCCGGAGCGGTGATTTTCGAGCTGCTGATGCTCTCGCTCCTCGGGATGCTGGCGCTGAAGCCCGACGTGAGCCGCCCCGCGTGGACGCGTTTCGCTCCGGCGGGCGTGGTGGGGTTGGGGTTGCTCTGGGCGCTGATACACATGCGCCTGTCGCCGGGTCCGCTCATCTTCGTCGCGGGACTGGGCGCGATGGGCTTCCAGGCCTTCCGCCACCTCACGGGGTGGCAGGACGAAGCCGCCCCCGCGCCGGCCGCGGCCTACGACACGGGCGGGTTCGACGACGAACCCGAGCCCGCTCCAGGCGGCTATGCCACCCGGCCCGACGGCGACGAGGAAGACGAACTGGAGCCAGACCCGAACGACATGTACCCGGATGACGAGCCGGAGCCAGACCCGGACGACATGTATCCGGATGAAGAAGAGGACGACAAGCCGCGAGGCCGTTGA
- a CDS encoding TlpA family protein disulfide reductase, whose protein sequence is MKRWRYTIAFVVLCVGLLVVLAKGFGRNPHEVPFMLAGKPAPDFVLRSLDTGERVSLADLKGRPVVINFWASWCGPCLYEHPVLTWGQREFGSQAVFLGVVFEDTEDNARAFLRKEGYNFPQLVDPRSRMAVSYGVAGVPETYFIDPSGIIRGKHVGPIDPESLTQRIRELTATAAAPSPAEAARP, encoded by the coding sequence ATGAAGCGCTGGCGCTACACAATCGCCTTCGTGGTCCTCTGTGTGGGACTGCTCGTGGTGCTGGCCAAGGGCTTCGGGCGCAACCCGCACGAGGTGCCCTTCATGCTCGCGGGCAAGCCGGCGCCGGACTTCGTGCTGCGCTCGCTGGACACCGGCGAGCGGGTGAGCCTGGCGGACCTCAAGGGCCGCCCGGTGGTCATCAACTTCTGGGCCTCGTGGTGCGGGCCGTGCCTGTACGAGCACCCGGTGCTGACGTGGGGCCAGCGGGAGTTCGGCTCGCAGGCGGTGTTCCTGGGCGTCGTGTTCGAGGACACCGAGGACAACGCCCGCGCCTTCTTGCGCAAGGAGGGGTACAACTTCCCGCAGCTGGTGGACCCGCGCTCGCGCATGGCGGTGAGCTACGGGGTCGCCGGAGTGCCGGAGACGTACTTCATCGACCCGTCCGGCATCATCCGCGGCAAGCACGTGGGGCCCATCGACCCGGAGTCGCTCACCCAGCGCATCCGGGAGCTGACGGCCACCGCGGCGGCGCCCTCCCCCGCCGAGGCCGCGCGCCCGTAG
- a CDS encoding heme lyase CcmF/NrfE family subunit, with product MNGSLGYGLVLGGLAFATFGALVGLVAGMRRSEAGFPWVMRAVWGFAGCMTAANAVMVYALVTHDFSVKYVAQVGSRDTPLLYTVVSLWSALEGSILFWGFIMGAYIAAFAWVHRREHARYMQLALGTMLAVGVFFAFLIAGPANPWGAMSPVPADGPGPNPLLQNHILMIIHPPFLYLGYVGMTVPFGVAVAGLLRGEIGEAWMAPLRRWTLVAWLFLSIGIILGAWWAYAVLGWGGYWAWDPVENASFLPWLTATAFMHSTMVQERKRMLKLWTLSLALASFVLTILGTFMTRSGIFNSVHSFTQSDIGPTFLVFLGVLLVVSIALLAVRGPLLVPEGRLSSMMSREASILVNNLVFVAITFTVLLGTLYPLVSEAVRGVRVSVGEPYFNKMAVPGGIAVLFLMGVGPVLPWGTPDKATLRRQFLIPAAVGLVVTAVCFAVGLRGFYPLLTFGLAGFVTVITLRELVAPVRVRMSERKEGLFTAVAMSATKAQRRFGGYVVHLGIVLIIVAVAASSSYVKHTSGTLKKGQTLELNGYKMTYQGLMSGEEPHRTFVAARLDVTTPGGKAAEMKPRLNYYERSTDPIGTPAVRETAGEDLYISLMAFSEQAGNASFNVWVFPMVGWIWWSIPLLVLGTLIALWPRRKAAVALSGAQVGASPLAGGDAERGAA from the coding sequence GTGAACGGCTCGCTTGGATACGGGCTGGTGCTCGGAGGGCTCGCGTTCGCGACCTTCGGCGCGCTGGTCGGACTGGTCGCGGGGATGCGCCGCAGTGAAGCGGGCTTCCCGTGGGTGATGCGCGCGGTGTGGGGCTTCGCGGGCTGCATGACGGCGGCGAACGCGGTGATGGTGTACGCGCTCGTCACGCATGACTTCAGCGTGAAGTACGTGGCGCAGGTGGGCAGCCGGGACACGCCGCTGCTCTACACCGTCGTGTCGCTGTGGAGCGCGCTGGAGGGGTCCATCCTCTTCTGGGGCTTCATCATGGGCGCGTACATCGCGGCCTTCGCGTGGGTGCACCGCCGCGAGCACGCGCGCTACATGCAACTGGCGCTGGGCACCATGCTGGCGGTGGGCGTGTTCTTCGCGTTCCTCATCGCGGGCCCCGCCAACCCCTGGGGCGCCATGTCGCCCGTGCCGGCGGATGGCCCCGGCCCCAATCCCCTGCTCCAGAACCACATCCTGATGATCATCCACCCGCCCTTCCTGTACCTGGGCTACGTGGGGATGACGGTGCCGTTCGGCGTCGCGGTGGCGGGCCTGTTGCGCGGCGAGATTGGCGAGGCGTGGATGGCGCCGTTGCGCCGCTGGACGCTCGTGGCGTGGCTGTTCCTCTCCATCGGCATCATCCTGGGCGCCTGGTGGGCGTACGCGGTGCTTGGCTGGGGCGGCTACTGGGCGTGGGACCCGGTGGAGAACGCCAGCTTCCTGCCGTGGCTGACGGCGACGGCGTTCATGCACTCCACCATGGTGCAGGAGCGCAAGCGGATGCTGAAGCTGTGGACGCTGTCGCTCGCGCTGGCGTCCTTCGTGCTGACGATTCTGGGCACGTTCATGACGCGCTCGGGCATCTTCAACTCGGTCCACTCCTTCACGCAGTCGGACATCGGCCCCACGTTCCTCGTCTTCCTGGGCGTGCTGCTGGTGGTGAGCATCGCGCTGCTCGCGGTGCGCGGTCCGCTGCTGGTTCCCGAGGGGCGGCTGAGTTCGATGATGTCCCGCGAGGCGAGCATCCTGGTGAACAACCTGGTGTTCGTGGCCATCACCTTCACGGTGCTCCTGGGCACGCTCTACCCGCTGGTGTCCGAGGCGGTGCGCGGCGTGCGCGTCAGCGTGGGTGAGCCGTACTTCAACAAGATGGCGGTGCCGGGTGGCATCGCGGTGCTGTTCCTGATGGGCGTGGGCCCGGTGCTGCCGTGGGGCACGCCGGACAAGGCCACGCTGCGCCGGCAGTTCCTCATCCCCGCCGCGGTGGGGCTGGTGGTGACGGCGGTGTGCTTCGCGGTGGGGCTGCGCGGCTTCTATCCGCTGCTCACCTTCGGATTGGCGGGCTTCGTCACCGTCATCACCCTGCGGGAGCTGGTGGCGCCGGTGCGCGTTCGCATGTCGGAGCGCAAGGAGGGCCTGTTCACCGCGGTGGCGATGAGCGCCACCAAGGCGCAGCGCCGCTTCGGCGGCTACGTGGTGCACCTGGGCATCGTCCTCATCATCGTCGCGGTGGCCGCGTCGTCCTCGTACGTGAAGCACACCTCCGGCACGCTGAAGAAGGGCCAGACGCTGGAGCTGAACGGCTACAAGATGACGTACCAGGGGCTGATGAGCGGCGAGGAGCCGCACCGCACCTTCGTCGCGGCGCGCCTGGACGTGACGACGCCTGGCGGCAAGGCGGCGGAGATGAAGCCCCGGCTCAACTACTATGAGCGGAGCACGGACCCCATCGGCACGCCCGCGGTGCGCGAGACGGCCGGCGAGGACCTCTACATCTCCCTGATGGCCTTCTCCGAGCAGGCTGGCAACGCGAGCTTCAACGTCTGGGTCTTCCCGATGGTGGGGTGGATCTGGTGGAGCATCCCGCTGCTGGTCCTGGGCACGCTCATCGCGCTGTGGCCGCGCCGCAAGGCGGCGGTGGCGTTGTCGGGTGCGCAGGTGGGGGCCTCTCCGCTTGCGGGTGGCGACGCGGAGCGGGGGGCGGCCTGA
- a CDS encoding cytochrome c maturation protein CcmE, with product MTPVARNRLFALGALLVAGAGLGFVAFGNIGENLVYYWSPSEMLAQGDKAYTATIRLGGVVQPGSIQWNAEHTTLHFRVANDVTDGAASVLVRSTETPPQMFRDKIGVVVEGTYDASGVFSSNRLMVNHSNEYRAPKEGEDPNKWRETLSESTTTASTSTGAGAR from the coding sequence ATGACGCCTGTCGCCCGCAATCGTTTGTTCGCCCTGGGAGCCCTGCTTGTCGCCGGGGCTGGCCTGGGCTTCGTGGCCTTTGGAAACATTGGCGAGAACCTCGTCTATTACTGGAGCCCGTCGGAGATGCTGGCCCAGGGAGACAAGGCATACACGGCCACCATCCGCCTGGGCGGCGTGGTGCAGCCGGGCAGCATCCAGTGGAACGCGGAGCACACCACGCTGCACTTCCGCGTGGCCAACGACGTCACGGACGGCGCCGCCAGCGTGCTGGTGCGCTCCACGGAGACGCCGCCGCAGATGTTCCGGGACAAGATTGGCGTCGTGGTGGAAGGCACCTACGACGCGTCGGGCGTGTTCAGCTCCAACCGGCTCATGGTGAACCACTCGAACGAGTACCGCGCCCCCAAGGAGGGCGAGGACCCGAACAAGTGGCGTGAGACGCTCAGCGAGAGCACCACGACGGCCAGCACGTCGACCGGAGCGGGGGCGCGGTGA
- a CDS encoding cytochrome c biogenesis protein codes for MNEVIKKWGLPVAGLAILGIGWYLGLAWAPPDREMGDVQRIMYVHVPLQWMAMLAMFLNFVTAVSHLLKTKPGWKLDSMAESSAEVGLVLGTLGMVTGAIWGRPTWGVYWSWDPRLTSEAIMLVTYTGYLVLRRFVEDPDKRATWSAVVAILGAINLPIVWFSVRWWRSLHQVQSSPKTVDPQMVLPLRVSAIGLLLLTLVWLMHRYRIALAERHAEVALPEALPGSGAPNVHDTPKVA; via the coding sequence ATGAACGAGGTCATCAAGAAGTGGGGCCTCCCGGTCGCGGGGTTGGCCATCCTGGGCATCGGCTGGTACCTGGGGCTGGCGTGGGCGCCGCCGGACCGGGAGATGGGCGACGTGCAGCGCATCATGTACGTGCACGTGCCACTCCAGTGGATGGCCATGCTGGCCATGTTCCTGAACTTCGTGACGGCGGTGTCGCACCTGCTCAAGACGAAGCCGGGCTGGAAGCTGGACTCAATGGCGGAGTCCTCCGCCGAGGTGGGGTTGGTGCTGGGGACGCTGGGCATGGTGACGGGGGCCATCTGGGGCCGTCCCACCTGGGGCGTCTACTGGTCCTGGGACCCGCGCCTCACGTCGGAGGCCATCATGCTGGTGACGTACACCGGCTACCTCGTGCTGCGGCGCTTCGTGGAGGACCCCGACAAGCGCGCGACGTGGAGCGCGGTGGTGGCCATCCTGGGCGCCATCAACCTGCCCATCGTCTGGTTCTCCGTGCGCTGGTGGCGAAGCCTGCACCAGGTGCAGTCCAGCCCGAAGACGGTGGACCCGCAGATGGTGCTGCCCCTGCGCGTGTCGGCCATCGGCCTGTTGCTGTTGACCCTCGTCTGGCTCATGCACCGCTATCGCATCGCGCTGGCCGAGCGCCACGCGGAGGTCGCGCTCCCGGAGGCCCTGCCCGGCTCGGGCGCGCCCAACGTCCACGACACCCCCAAGGTGGCCTGA
- a CDS encoding heme exporter protein CcmB yields the protein MNSSRPRPIGLIRATLTLLRKDLLIEWRTRARLNAIVFFAMATLLMFSFALGPDTRLLEKNAGGYFWLAVLFASVLSLGESFRVESENACMDGVRLAPADARAIYLSKALGNTLLLVALGTLLLPVMVALYGVRVATGFVDLGTVLLLGSLALSAPGTVYAAISSNARARDVLLPLLLFPLVIPALLSAAKATTLVLQGDPMNQLGSWLGLLLGFNLIYWGVGFMLFPRIIED from the coding sequence ATGAACTCCTCCCGCCCCCGTCCCATCGGGCTCATCCGCGCCACGCTGACGCTCTTGCGCAAGGACCTGCTCATCGAGTGGCGCACCCGCGCGCGCCTCAACGCCATCGTCTTCTTCGCGATGGCCACGCTGCTGATGTTCTCCTTCGCGCTGGGCCCGGACACGCGCCTGTTGGAGAAGAACGCGGGCGGCTACTTCTGGCTCGCCGTGCTCTTCGCCAGCGTGTTGTCCCTGGGCGAGTCCTTCCGCGTCGAGTCCGAGAACGCGTGCATGGATGGCGTGAGGCTGGCCCCCGCGGACGCTCGCGCCATCTACCTGTCCAAGGCCCTGGGCAACACGCTGCTGCTCGTCGCCCTGGGCACCCTGCTGCTCCCCGTCATGGTGGCCCTCTACGGCGTCCGCGTCGCCACCGGCTTCGTGGACCTGGGAACAGTCCTCCTTTTGGGCAGTCTGGCGCTCAGCGCTCCCGGCACTGTCTATGCGGCGATTTCGAGCAATGCCCGGGCACGAGACGTGCTCCTGCCTCTGCTATTGTTCCCGCTCGTCATCCCCGCCTTGTTGTCCGCGGCCAAGGCCACCACGCTCGTGCTGCAAGGAGACCCCATGAATCAGTTGGGCTCATGGTTGGGACTTTTGCTCGGATTCAATCTGATTTACTGGGGCGTGGGCTTCATGCTCTTCCCGCGCATCATCGAGGACTGA